Proteins encoded in a region of the Shewanella polaris genome:
- a CDS encoding MerR family transcriptional regulator, translated as MKISEFALIAQVSVKTIRYYEQIDLLSQPIRTSNGYRHYQEKDIETLVFIRRCRELNIGLDDIKRLVETQKDPKSSCLLVDNIIAEQLAHIQQTQRELALLEQSLAALASCCKSHQIKDCSILQTLKSA; from the coding sequence ATGAAAATAAGTGAATTTGCATTAATTGCTCAAGTATCGGTTAAAACCATCCGATATTATGAGCAAATTGATTTACTCTCCCAGCCTATCCGGACCAGTAATGGTTATCGTCATTATCAAGAAAAAGACATAGAGACATTAGTGTTCATAAGAAGATGCAGAGAATTAAACATCGGACTCGATGACATTAAGCGCTTGGTTGAAACACAAAAAGACCCAAAATCATCGTGTTTATTAGTAGACAACATCATTGCAGAGCAACTCGCACACATTCAACAAACCCAACGAGAACTGGCATTACTAGAACAATCATTAGCTGCATTAGCTTCTTGCTGTAAAAGCCATCAAATTAAGGATTGCAGTATTTTACAGACACTGAAATCAGCTTAG
- a CDS encoding alpha/beta hydrolase family protein: MKAFSLVLTSLTIVISGIAHGAEIDLNHIQRLGPVNQLAVVPLSKSAHADALRANLVANLIDQSSDKKPETVQVFNQQLTWQTASSKAQGEGWLAYQLPVSTQRFTQGTLTVKGLDNPQVYLNGQLVKSANEVSLDLLNGDYNIVILADGQQQDTPFSLDWQGKSDIDELDFSEQKTQRVSAEQLFDAQVISDLTLSPNGKYLLQSTIEYQPSQGDTPIQVTELHKVSDNSVVYRWQDNRPSSAVWSSDSQQLAFVVNKQIQLLNMADLVIEVVATDIENVSGLHWYGDSLLFNWQNPFKADEKATSKRFRALEDRWSYWRDNTQLYQLDVASGFIRQLTDNKISTDFVDSNLDKNTLLLTRSPVDYAEPAHGLTQLIELNLKDLTETMIGEYRSFSGALYADDGMYITAGPRFMDGVGIQDKSIEVNDYDGQLYWRDDKGNVSALSKDFDPAIGSMTKLENDDVVLTVTEGDRSPLYLFDKSKSRFSKIDTGIDMVTNFSVAVEQSTPTIVFAGTSATVPQKAYKMALNASRKELLFDSQKLSYANTRLGEIQDFDFTNKLGQNIDGRVYLPADFDANKKYPALVYYYGGTSPVGRHFTGRWPFNLWAAEGYVVYVLQPNGATGYGQAFSGRHVNAWGKYSADDIIEGTKAFLNAHSFVDPKRVGNMGASYGGFMTMYLATKTDIFAASMSHAGISNLSSYWGHGWWGYGYSGVASRGSFPWNNPELYVEQSPLYHADKITTPLLLIHGNADTNVPVGESHYMYTALKLLGKEVELVEFNGQNHHINSRQARFDWWNTTMAWFDLKLKDQPEWWNSLYPETK, from the coding sequence ATGAAAGCTTTTTCTCTGGTATTGACCAGCTTAACAATAGTTATTTCTGGCATCGCTCACGGGGCTGAAATTGATCTCAACCACATTCAGCGCTTAGGCCCTGTTAATCAACTGGCAGTAGTACCTTTATCAAAAAGTGCTCATGCAGATGCGCTGCGAGCCAATTTGGTTGCCAACTTGATTGATCAATCAAGTGATAAAAAACCTGAAACTGTTCAAGTGTTTAATCAACAACTGACTTGGCAGACGGCATCATCAAAAGCACAAGGTGAGGGCTGGTTAGCCTATCAATTGCCAGTTTCTACCCAGCGTTTTACCCAAGGTACGTTAACGGTAAAAGGGCTTGATAATCCGCAGGTGTATTTAAATGGCCAATTAGTGAAGTCAGCGAATGAAGTCTCGTTAGATTTGCTCAATGGTGACTACAACATTGTAATATTGGCCGATGGTCAGCAACAAGACACGCCATTTAGTCTTGATTGGCAGGGCAAAAGCGATATTGACGAGCTCGATTTTTCTGAGCAAAAAACGCAACGAGTCTCTGCAGAGCAGCTATTTGATGCCCAAGTGATTAGCGACTTAACCTTATCACCTAATGGTAAATACTTATTGCAATCGACTATTGAATACCAGCCAAGCCAAGGCGATACCCCCATTCAAGTGACTGAGTTACACAAGGTGTCGGATAACAGTGTGGTGTATCGTTGGCAAGATAACCGCCCAAGTAGCGCAGTATGGTCAAGTGATAGTCAACAATTGGCGTTTGTGGTCAATAAACAAATTCAGTTACTCAATATGGCGGACTTAGTTATTGAAGTCGTCGCAACCGATATTGAGAATGTATCGGGGTTGCATTGGTATGGTGACAGCCTGTTATTTAATTGGCAAAACCCCTTTAAAGCTGATGAAAAAGCGACCTCAAAGCGTTTTAGGGCATTAGAAGATCGCTGGAGTTATTGGCGTGACAATACCCAACTTTACCAACTAGATGTGGCTTCAGGCTTTATTCGTCAGTTAACTGATAACAAGATTAGCACCGATTTTGTCGACAGCAATCTCGATAAAAATACGCTGTTATTGACTCGCTCGCCGGTTGATTATGCTGAGCCTGCCCATGGATTAACTCAGTTAATTGAATTGAATCTAAAAGATTTAACTGAAACCATGATTGGTGAATATCGTAGCTTTAGCGGTGCGTTATACGCTGATGATGGTATGTACATCACCGCAGGTCCTCGCTTTATGGACGGTGTCGGTATCCAAGACAAATCCATTGAAGTGAATGATTATGATGGTCAATTATATTGGCGTGATGACAAGGGCAATGTGAGTGCATTAAGCAAAGACTTTGACCCTGCTATCGGCAGCATGACTAAGCTTGAAAATGATGATGTGGTATTAACGGTAACCGAAGGCGACCGCTCACCGCTGTATTTATTTGATAAAAGTAAAAGTCGTTTTAGTAAAATCGACACCGGCATTGATATGGTGACTAACTTTAGTGTCGCCGTTGAACAATCTACCCCAACTATAGTGTTTGCGGGTACGTCGGCCACCGTGCCACAAAAAGCGTATAAAATGGCATTGAATGCTAGTCGTAAAGAGTTGTTGTTCGACAGCCAAAAACTCAGTTATGCCAATACCCGTTTGGGTGAGATTCAAGATTTCGATTTTACCAATAAGCTTGGCCAAAATATCGATGGTAGGGTGTATTTACCGGCTGACTTTGATGCCAATAAAAAGTATCCGGCATTAGTGTATTACTATGGCGGTACTTCTCCTGTTGGGCGTCACTTTACTGGTCGCTGGCCGTTTAACTTATGGGCTGCCGAAGGTTATGTGGTGTATGTGCTGCAACCCAATGGAGCAACAGGTTATGGCCAAGCATTCAGTGGCCGCCATGTGAATGCATGGGGTAAATACAGTGCAGATGACATTATTGAAGGGACTAAAGCCTTCTTAAACGCGCATAGTTTTGTAGACCCTAAACGAGTGGGCAACATGGGCGCGTCATACGGCGGCTTTATGACCATGTATTTAGCCACCAAAACCGATATTTTTGCTGCGTCAATGTCTCATGCTGGGATCAGTAATTTATCATCTTATTGGGGCCATGGCTGGTGGGGTTATGGTTATTCTGGTGTGGCGAGTCGTGGCAGTTTTCCGTGGAATAACCCTGAGCTCTACGTTGAGCAAAGTCCGTTATATCATGCAGATAAAATCACTACGCCGTTATTGCTGATACACGGTAATGCTGATACGAATGTGCCAGTGGGTGAAAGCCATTACATGTACACCGCACTAAAGCTGTTAGGCAAAGAGGTAGAATTGGTTGAGTTTAATGGCCAAAACCATCACATCAACAGCCGTCAAGCGCGCTTTGATTGGTGGAATACCACTATGGCCTGGTTTGACTTGAAGTTAAAAGATCAGCCTGAATGGTGGAATAGCCTTTACCCTGAGACAAAATAG
- a CDS encoding EAL domain-containing protein, with protein MDSFFSLMSNAVLLLALVVIYDAITIQKIAPKKYEKVLSGIFIGMIAISVMNAPWVLRLGIHFDTRWVLLSLSGLFFGFIPTLIAAVFAACFRIFLGGVGIYVGVLVIFVSSAIGLGWRYWIQRSNQSLNWQHLLALSIVVELVVLLSLLLMPVADKYDIILNISSTLLTVYICGSVLLGLLLKHHQKRQQLAQELQQHKNLLETERNLLQSIIDGIPDLIFYKSKEGIYLGCNKAFSDALKLNPEDIKHRDDYDLFDRQQAEMFIKADKLVMEQNQPWMDEEWLNTSDGAAYILRTHKTPILNSSGEVQGVVGVSRDLIDEKHIKAQLQRSETTYRNIISTAQDGFVIVSVDGFIIESNQSFAKITGYHLDELLNKHIDHIEVNERYQLSTENIIKAKQAKAIHYTSMYKHKQGQLLHVEVNVSFWDDDNGGMFFCFVKDISERIKVEQRLLFSESKFRQIFEKIPSVSVQGYDKNRNVIFWNQASENLYGYSKEQAVGKRMEDLIIPLSYKNKVVNNVNAWINDGVPMQAEEQSLKRADGTHVPVYSSHTLIYNSDNEAEIYCIDIDLSAQKKAEEHASTLSQAIEQSPISIILTGVDSSIEYVNSAFEKITGYTSNEVIGRPTSMLQSGLTAKSTYRELWGAITQGRTWQGDLQNRKKNGELFWEQTHIAPIFDKAGITKHYLALKQDVTLFKQQEEKILQQAHYDSLTGLPNRLLSLDRLSQMLKDAHRVKNKIAVLFLDLDDFKKVNDTMGHSVGDDLLIQAATRLKSTIRDNDVVGRLGGDEFIIMLNIHEPEEAEIIANKLLKQFYTPFILKSREVVSTISIGIALYPFDSEDPKELLRQADSAMYHSKDRGRNIYHFYTEQMNHDMNRRLKIEEQLRNALKLGELEVYFQPVIEIRTRKIVGAEALLRWKNSILGQVSPDEFIPIAEQTSLIVSIGEYVIENAFSAAQKWQQTYNLQFKIAINVSPKQFRENNFVEVLNIKLEQYQIHPTSVELEITEGVLLSGDDIIETNLRSIHDIGVNIAMDDFGTGYSSLSYLRSYPFDTLKVDKSFVNDITVDPADLELVGAAVAMGHALNLTVVAEGIETEEQYHLLNELNCDYGQGYLFSKPLPQKEFEQLLAEQNFL; from the coding sequence ATGGATAGTTTTTTCAGTTTGATGAGTAATGCCGTATTGTTACTGGCACTTGTTGTTATTTATGATGCCATTACGATACAAAAAATTGCACCTAAGAAATATGAAAAGGTGTTAAGTGGCATCTTTATCGGCATGATTGCTATCAGTGTGATGAACGCCCCCTGGGTACTGCGTTTGGGGATCCACTTCGATACTCGTTGGGTATTACTCAGTTTAAGCGGTCTATTTTTTGGATTTATTCCTACACTGATAGCTGCAGTATTTGCCGCTTGCTTTCGCATTTTTCTCGGTGGGGTTGGTATATACGTAGGGGTCTTGGTTATTTTTGTTAGTTCAGCCATTGGCCTTGGTTGGCGGTATTGGATACAGCGTTCAAATCAATCACTAAATTGGCAACATTTATTGGCTTTGAGTATTGTTGTTGAATTGGTTGTTTTATTGAGTTTATTACTCATGCCTGTGGCAGATAAGTATGACATTATCCTTAATATTAGTTCTACCTTACTCACAGTCTACATCTGTGGCTCCGTACTGCTCGGATTACTGCTTAAGCATCATCAAAAAAGACAACAACTTGCGCAAGAATTACAACAACATAAAAATCTCCTCGAAACGGAAAGAAATCTCTTACAAAGTATTATTGATGGTATTCCTGATCTGATCTTTTATAAATCGAAGGAAGGGATCTATTTAGGGTGTAATAAAGCATTTTCGGATGCACTAAAACTCAATCCAGAAGATATTAAGCATCGCGATGACTATGACTTATTTGATCGCCAACAAGCGGAAATGTTTATCAAAGCAGATAAATTAGTCATGGAGCAAAACCAGCCCTGGATGGATGAAGAATGGCTCAATACATCGGATGGCGCGGCCTATATTTTGAGAACCCATAAAACGCCAATTCTGAATTCATCAGGAGAAGTGCAAGGCGTTGTTGGTGTCAGTCGTGATCTGATCGATGAGAAACACATCAAAGCACAATTACAACGTAGTGAAACAACATACCGTAATATTATTAGTACAGCACAAGATGGTTTTGTTATTGTCTCTGTTGATGGTTTTATTATTGAGTCGAATCAAAGTTTTGCTAAGATTACTGGTTATCATCTCGATGAGTTGTTAAATAAGCATATTGACCATATCGAAGTTAATGAACGATATCAATTATCAACAGAAAATATTATTAAAGCCAAGCAAGCCAAAGCGATTCACTATACCTCTATGTACAAACATAAACAGGGACAGCTATTGCACGTTGAGGTAAATGTTAGTTTTTGGGATGATGATAATGGGGGGATGTTTTTCTGTTTTGTTAAAGACATTTCAGAGCGTATTAAAGTAGAACAGAGATTACTCTTCAGTGAATCAAAATTTAGGCAGATTTTTGAAAAAATCCCTTCAGTTTCTGTTCAAGGTTATGACAAAAATCGTAACGTGATTTTTTGGAATCAAGCCAGTGAAAACCTTTATGGGTATTCAAAAGAACAGGCTGTAGGCAAAAGAATGGAAGACCTTATTATTCCATTGTCATACAAAAACAAAGTCGTTAACAACGTAAATGCATGGATTAATGATGGTGTGCCTATGCAAGCAGAGGAACAGTCTCTTAAGCGTGCAGATGGCACTCATGTACCCGTTTATTCATCTCATACCTTAATTTACAACAGCGATAACGAAGCCGAGATATACTGTATCGATATTGATTTAAGTGCTCAGAAAAAAGCCGAAGAACATGCCTCTACCTTGTCACAAGCCATAGAACAAAGTCCAATTTCAATAATATTAACTGGTGTCGATAGCAGCATTGAATATGTAAATAGTGCATTTGAAAAAATCACCGGTTATACCTCTAATGAGGTTATTGGCCGACCAACGAGCATGTTACAGTCAGGTTTAACCGCTAAATCGACTTATAGAGAGCTATGGGGGGCAATCACTCAAGGCCGCACATGGCAGGGCGATCTGCAAAATAGAAAGAAAAATGGTGAACTGTTTTGGGAACAAACCCACATAGCCCCTATTTTTGACAAAGCTGGCATCACAAAACATTATTTGGCTCTCAAGCAAGATGTGACCCTTTTTAAACAACAAGAAGAAAAAATTCTCCAACAAGCTCATTACGACAGCTTAACGGGCTTACCGAACAGATTACTCTCTCTTGATCGATTGTCACAAATGCTTAAAGATGCGCATAGAGTAAAAAATAAAATCGCAGTATTATTTTTAGATTTAGACGACTTTAAAAAAGTTAACGATACGATGGGTCATTCAGTCGGTGATGATTTGTTGATTCAAGCGGCTACACGGCTAAAAAGCACTATTAGGGACAATGATGTCGTCGGCAGACTGGGCGGGGATGAGTTTATCATTATGCTTAATATACATGAGCCTGAAGAAGCTGAAATTATTGCCAATAAACTGCTTAAACAATTCTATACACCCTTTATACTTAAATCCCGTGAGGTCGTGTCTACTATCAGTATAGGGATCGCTTTATATCCGTTTGACAGTGAAGATCCTAAAGAGCTGCTAAGGCAAGCGGATTCTGCAATGTATCATTCAAAAGATCGTGGTAGAAATATTTATCATTTTTATACAGAACAAATGAACCACGATATGAATCGACGGTTGAAAATTGAAGAGCAATTACGTAACGCTCTGAAACTCGGAGAGCTAGAAGTTTATTTTCAACCTGTAATCGAGATTCGAACCCGTAAGATTGTTGGCGCGGAAGCACTTCTACGTTGGAAAAACAGTATACTCGGTCAAGTATCCCCTGATGAGTTTATTCCTATTGCAGAGCAAACCAGTCTCATTGTTTCTATCGGTGAATATGTTATAGAGAATGCATTTTCTGCGGCACAAAAATGGCAACAAACATATAATCTTCAGTTTAAAATTGCTATCAATGTGTCGCCCAAACAATTTAGGGAAAACAATTTTGTTGAGGTGCTGAACATCAAATTAGAGCAATACCAAATTCATCCAACCTCAGTTGAACTAGAAATTACCGAAGGGGTATTACTCAGTGGTGATGACATCATTGAAACGAACTTAAGGAGTATTCACGATATCGGTGTCAATATCGCAATGGATGATTTTGGTACCGGATACTCATCACTCAGTTATCTACGTAGTTACCCTTTTGACACCTTAAAAGTGGATAAAAGCTTTGTTAATGATATCACCGTTGACCCAGCCGATTTAGAACTTGTTGGTGCAGCTGTCGCCATGGGACATGCATTGAATTTAACGGTAGTTGCTGAAGGCATAGAAACAGAAGAGCAATATCATCTGCTTAATGAGCTTAACTGTGATTATGGTCAAGGCTACTTATTTAGTAAGCCGTTGCCCCAAAAGGAATTCGAACAGTTGTTAGCTGAACAGAATTTTTTGTAG
- a CDS encoding MBL fold metallo-hydrolase RNA specificity domain-containing protein, whose translation MQIIHHGAVNGVTGSCHQLDVNNHTNNISSYLIDCGLFQGAETAGKSSAEQLQIDFSIDNIKALIVTHCHIDHVGRIPYLLAAGFNQPIYATTATAALLPLVIEDALKVGVTRDQTLIQACLSRLKKLLVPIDYNQWFLLPINPVPKNSVINGDTFTKAKLKFKPAGHILGSAYVEIDLTGPKNHHRVVFSGDLGATYAPLLASPKSPYRADTLVIESTYGDKNHQGRKDRSKQLKNIIESAVKDNGVVLIPAFSIGRTQELLYEFEHIIYRNKNNPMWQNIDIIVDSPMAANFTQQYRQFKTLWDNEAKNKLAQGRHPLDFNQLTTIDSHQDHLAVINYLDSVNKPAIIIAASGMCTGGRISNYLARFLPKSTTDVLFVGYQAQGTTGRDIQNYGPQGGYVYINDQKIDIKAVIHTISGYSAHADQHNLINFVKRMHHKPSHIRIVHGDDEAKQALAKEYRKLIPTAEIVIGKEC comes from the coding sequence ATGCAGATCATTCACCATGGAGCGGTAAACGGAGTAACAGGTTCATGTCATCAACTGGATGTGAATAATCACACCAATAATATCAGCAGTTATCTTATCGATTGTGGCCTGTTTCAAGGCGCTGAAACAGCCGGAAAAAGCTCAGCAGAACAGCTGCAAATAGACTTTTCTATCGACAACATCAAAGCACTCATTGTTACCCATTGTCATATCGATCATGTGGGGCGAATACCTTATCTGCTCGCAGCAGGTTTTAATCAACCCATTTATGCCACCACGGCAACCGCAGCACTATTACCTTTGGTGATTGAAGATGCATTAAAGGTTGGGGTCACCCGCGATCAAACATTAATTCAAGCCTGTCTGAGTCGACTTAAAAAACTACTTGTGCCAATTGACTATAATCAATGGTTTTTGTTACCGATAAACCCTGTTCCCAAAAACAGTGTAATTAACGGAGACACATTTACAAAAGCCAAACTCAAATTTAAACCTGCTGGGCATATACTCGGCTCTGCCTATGTAGAAATAGACTTAACAGGCCCTAAAAACCACCATCGAGTGGTATTCTCCGGTGATTTAGGGGCAACCTATGCGCCGTTACTGGCTAGCCCCAAAAGCCCATATAGAGCAGATACCTTGGTGATTGAATCAACCTATGGTGATAAAAATCATCAAGGACGAAAAGATCGCAGCAAACAGCTCAAAAATATCATCGAAAGTGCCGTAAAGGATAATGGTGTGGTACTGATCCCAGCATTTAGCATCGGCAGAACTCAAGAACTACTCTACGAATTTGAACACATCATTTACCGCAATAAAAATAACCCCATGTGGCAGAACATCGATATTATTGTCGACTCCCCCATGGCAGCAAATTTCACTCAACAATATCGTCAATTCAAAACACTGTGGGACAACGAAGCCAAAAACAAACTCGCTCAAGGACGTCATCCACTGGACTTTAACCAGCTCACCACCATCGACAGCCATCAAGACCATCTTGCCGTTATCAACTATTTAGACTCAGTCAATAAACCCGCCATTATCATCGCCGCATCCGGCATGTGTACCGGTGGACGGATCAGCAATTACCTCGCCCGATTTTTACCTAAATCCACCACAGACGTATTATTTGTCGGTTATCAAGCTCAGGGCACCACAGGCCGAGACATACAAAATTATGGCCCCCAAGGCGGATACGTTTATATCAACGATCAAAAAATTGACATCAAAGCCGTCATCCACACTATCAGCGGCTACTCCGCCCATGCTGATCAACACAACCTCATCAATTTCGTCAAACGCATGCACCACAAACCCAGCCATATCAGAATTGTCCACGGCGACGACGAAGCAAAACAAGCACTGGCAAAAGAATATAGGAAACTAATACCTACGGCAGAAATCGTTATCGGTAAGGAATGTTAG
- a CDS encoding TonB-dependent receptor plug domain-containing protein, with translation MLSYSAVSLILSLSVVGGSEASAVGDSTNTSGQSANYSESHSENHEHSEHDDPKADVDEHEHEHEEEMETIVIQATRSGRIADEQPIRVEVINREEIEEKAAMRPGNISMLVAETGGVRLQTTSPALGSANIRLQGLYGRYTQLLADGLPLYGNQAGSIGLLQVPPTDLSRVEIIKGSASSLYGGSALGGVINLVSRTPGDELSGEVLLNSTTRDGQDVTTYFESPLSENIKGSMTAGAHYQDEQDIDGDGWIDLAGYERYTVRPRLFWEGQEGQTLYVTSGFMTEQRTGGTLGDNTVADGTSFEQSQDSDRLDGGLVFSMSLLETLTFNARASAMVQDHVHVYGADVEDDQHQSYLLENSIAGYTDNSDWVVGLAYQSEIFASDTYPEFDYSYDVPGAFAQLDYELTDQITTSYSARIDEHSEYGTQFSPRVSVLYNPSDLTIRGSYGQGYFASTPFVEEIEAAGLSRLAPIDSLQEEHAKTASLDFTYTFEDAETSLTLFGSNVDNVTALEAFSVNNDGTLDAVRLINAPGESQIRGSEVLLRYYLGDVKLTASYLYLDASEESPDGQGRRDIALTPRHSGGFVAMWEQHGNFRAGFEAYYTGTQRVNDNPYIEETNPYWHLGLMGEITVGRVSWFINLENLLDVKQTDEHPMLLPNRAPSGQWTTDIWSRNDGFIANAGVRIKFGH, from the coding sequence ATGTTGAGTTATTCCGCGGTGTCATTAATTTTGTCATTGAGTGTTGTTGGGGGGAGTGAAGCCAGTGCGGTGGGCGACTCGACAAATACGTCTGGGCAGAGTGCAAATTACAGTGAAAGTCACAGTGAAAATCATGAACATTCTGAGCATGATGACCCAAAAGCGGATGTTGATGAACACGAGCATGAGCACGAAGAAGAAATGGAAACCATTGTCATACAAGCCACACGTTCTGGGCGGATTGCCGATGAACAACCTATTCGTGTAGAGGTGATAAATCGCGAAGAGATTGAAGAAAAAGCGGCGATGAGGCCGGGTAATATTTCTATGTTGGTGGCTGAAACGGGTGGGGTAAGATTACAAACAACTTCGCCGGCGTTAGGCAGTGCCAATATTCGCCTGCAAGGTCTGTATGGTCGCTATACCCAATTACTGGCCGATGGTTTGCCGCTCTACGGTAACCAAGCAGGGTCGATTGGTTTGTTGCAAGTTCCGCCGACCGATTTGAGTCGAGTTGAAATTATTAAAGGTTCAGCGTCATCACTTTATGGTGGGTCTGCACTCGGTGGGGTGATTAACCTTGTTTCTCGTACTCCTGGTGATGAGCTTAGTGGTGAAGTGTTACTAAATTCAACCACGCGAGATGGTCAGGATGTGACTACGTACTTTGAGTCGCCACTGAGTGAGAATATAAAAGGTTCGATGACGGCGGGAGCTCACTATCAGGACGAACAAGATATTGATGGTGACGGCTGGATCGATCTGGCCGGTTATGAGCGATACACGGTGCGTCCTCGATTATTTTGGGAAGGGCAAGAAGGACAAACACTGTATGTGACTAGCGGGTTTATGACTGAGCAACGCACTGGCGGTACTTTAGGTGATAACACGGTGGCAGATGGCACTTCGTTTGAACAATCACAAGATTCCGATAGGCTTGACGGTGGCCTTGTGTTTAGTATGTCGCTATTGGAGACACTGACGTTTAATGCTCGAGCATCGGCGATGGTGCAAGATCATGTACATGTTTATGGTGCCGATGTAGAAGACGATCAACACCAGAGTTATTTGCTTGAAAATAGCATTGCGGGTTATACCGATAACAGTGATTGGGTTGTTGGTTTAGCGTATCAGTCTGAAATCTTTGCCTCTGACACTTACCCTGAGTTTGATTATTCATATGACGTACCCGGAGCGTTTGCACAACTTGATTATGAGTTGACTGACCAAATTACAACCTCTTACAGTGCTCGTATAGATGAACACAGTGAATATGGTACTCAATTTAGCCCAAGAGTATCAGTGCTATATAATCCAAGTGACTTAACTATAAGAGGATCTTATGGGCAGGGGTACTTTGCCTCCACACCGTTTGTTGAAGAGATTGAGGCTGCAGGGTTATCAAGGCTAGCACCAATTGACAGCTTACAAGAAGAGCATGCTAAAACAGCATCGCTTGATTTTACTTATACCTTTGAAGATGCAGAAACGAGTTTGACTTTGTTTGGCTCTAATGTGGATAACGTGACAGCGTTAGAGGCTTTCTCTGTAAATAACGACGGCACCTTAGACGCTGTTAGATTAATAAATGCACCAGGTGAAAGTCAGATCCGTGGCTCTGAAGTGTTATTGCGTTATTATTTAGGCGATGTAAAGCTCACGGCAAGCTACTTATATTTAGATGCCAGTGAGGAATCTCCTGATGGACAAGGCCGAAGGGATATTGCATTGACGCCGCGTCATTCTGGTGGTTTTGTTGCCATGTGGGAGCAACATGGTAACTTTAGAGCTGGTTTTGAAGCCTATTATACTGGCACTCAACGTGTTAATGATAACCCTTATATTGAAGAAACCAATCCATATTGGCATCTCGGTTTAATGGGCGAAATTACAGTGGGCAGAGTCAGTTGGTTTATTAATTTAGAAAACTTACTCGATGTAAAACAAACCGATGAACATCCAATGTTACTGCCTAACAGAGCGCCTAGCGGCCAATGGACCACAGATATTTGGTCACGTAACGATGGCTTTATTGCTAACGCAGGTGTCAGAATCAAATTTGGTCATTAA
- a CDS encoding TetR/AcrR family transcriptional regulator — MGRKSDGRERLLRAISDLMWESSYGTLTIDVICERAGVKKGSFYYFFNSKSELAAESIREGWEAKKPKMNTFFSATRPPLERLRSYFDDIRQTQYEALEKHGRILGCPNFNVGAEISGLAPELDKKLQRTFSDLLKYIESAIRDAQLEGIINVADPAMSARCVLGFFEGVLTHAQVCNDPTLLDDIWPGTLQMLGVTWDGT; from the coding sequence ATGGGTCGAAAAAGTGATGGTAGAGAACGTCTGCTACGGGCAATATCAGACCTGATGTGGGAGAGCAGTTATGGCACTCTCACTATTGATGTTATTTGTGAACGCGCGGGTGTGAAGAAGGGCAGTTTCTACTATTTTTTCAACTCCAAGTCCGAGCTTGCTGCTGAGTCGATCCGCGAGGGATGGGAAGCAAAGAAACCGAAAATGAATACGTTCTTTTCTGCTACTCGACCCCCTTTAGAGCGACTGAGATCCTATTTTGACGATATACGACAAACACAGTATGAGGCGCTCGAGAAGCATGGCCGGATCCTCGGTTGTCCCAATTTCAATGTGGGTGCCGAGATCAGTGGTCTCGCGCCCGAACTGGATAAAAAGTTACAGCGTACGTTTAGTGATTTGCTCAAATATATTGAATCAGCAATCCGAGATGCCCAGTTGGAAGGGATAATTAATGTCGCCGATCCTGCTATGAGTGCCCGCTGTGTGCTTGGCTTTTTTGAAGGGGTTTTGACCCATGCTCAGGTCTGCAACGATCCTACTTTATTAGATGATATTTGGCCGGGGACGTTACAAATGCTAGGTGTTACATGGGATGGGACTTAG